In a single window of the Bradyrhizobium erythrophlei genome:
- the rpmA gene encoding 50S ribosomal protein L27, protein MAHKKAGGSSRNGRDSAGKRLGIKAYGGEHVIPGNIIARQRGTTWHPGLNVGMGTDHTLFAKVEGHVEFRAKANGRTFVSVVPMMEAAAE, encoded by the coding sequence ATGGCTCACAAAAAAGCAGGCGGTTCATCGCGAAACGGGCGGGATTCGGCGGGCAAGCGGCTCGGGATCAAGGCCTATGGCGGAGAGCACGTGATTCCAGGAAACATCATTGCGCGTCAGCGCGGCACCACCTGGCATCCCGGCCTTAATGTCGGCATGGGCACTGACCATACTCTCTTCGCCAAGGTCGAAGGCCATGTCGAGTTTCGTGCAAAAGCCAACGGCCGCACTTTCGTATCGGTGGTTCCGATGATGGAAGCCGCGGCCGAGTAA